One region of Dokdonia sp. 4H-3-7-5 genomic DNA includes:
- the rplS gene encoding 50S ribosomal protein L19: MEDLVKFVQDEFIPKNDFPTFSAGDTITVFYEIKEGEKSRTQFFRGVVIQLRGTGRTQTFTIRKMSGTVGVERVFPLNLPAIQKIEINKKGIVRRARIFYFRGLTGKKARIKERRGA; encoded by the coding sequence ATGGAAGATTTAGTAAAATTCGTACAAGACGAATTCATCCCAAAAAATGATTTCCCAACTTTTTCAGCAGGAGATACAATTACTGTATTTTATGAAATTAAGGAAGGTGAAAAAAGTAGAACACAGTTCTTTAGAGGAGTTGTGATTCAATTAAGAGGAACTGGAAGAACTCAAACATTTACAATCCGTAAAATGTCTGGTACTGTTGGTGTGGAACGTGTATTCCCACTTAACCTTCCTGCTATCCAAAAGATTGAAATAAACAAGAAAGGTATTGTACGTCGTGCACGTATCTTTTACTTTAGAGGTCTTACTGGTAAGAAAGCTCGTATTAAAGAAAGACGTGGCGCTTAA
- the rpsT gene encoding 30S ribosomal protein S20 — MANHKSALKRIRSNEAKRLRNRYQHRTTRNAIKRLRDMTEQKDAQALYPAVASMIDKLAKRNIIHDNKAANLKSKLAKHVAAL, encoded by the coding sequence ATGGCAAATCACAAGTCAGCTTTAAAGAGAATTAGAAGCAACGAAGCTAAGCGTCTTAGAAATCGTTACCAACACAGAACGACTCGTAACGCGATCAAAAGACTACGCGATATGACTGAGCAGAAAGATGCACAGGCTTTATATCCAGCTGTAGCTTCTATGATTGACAAGTTAGCTAAGCGTAATATCATTCATGATAACAAAGCAGCTAACCTGAAATCTAAGCTTGCAAAGCACGTAGCAGCGCTATAA
- the proS gene encoding proline--tRNA ligase has translation MGKNLTKRSEDYSKWYNELVVQADLAENSAVRGCMVIKPYGYAIWEKMQAELDRMFKETGHENAYFPLFVPKSLFEAEEKNAEGFAKECAVVTHYRLKTDPDNPSKLIVDPNAKLEEELIVRPTSEAIIWNTYKGWIQSYRDLPLLINQWANVVRWEMRTRLFLRTAEFLWQEGHTAHATKQEALVEAELMNNIYAEFAENFLAIPVVKGVKTESERFAGADETFCIEALMQDGKALQAGTSHFLGQNFAKAFDVKFTTNQGKQEHVWATSWGVSTRLMGALIMTHSDDQGLVLPPNLAPFQVVIVPIYKGQEQLDAISQVANEIVQDLKLHGVSVKFDNRDTHKPGWKFNEYELKGVPLRIGIGPKDLEKRTVELARRDTLTKEFVAKENIVETVVDLLKEIQENLYTKAKNYRDTHITPVNDFTEFKEVLETKGGFLSAHWDGTEETEEKIKQITKATIRCIPMDAVEEEGKCVFSGAPSNRRVLFAKAY, from the coding sequence ATGGGCAAGAACCTCACAAAAAGAAGTGAAGATTATTCTAAATGGTATAATGAATTAGTAGTTCAAGCAGACCTAGCAGAAAACTCAGCAGTGCGCGGCTGTATGGTTATAAAACCATACGGATATGCTATCTGGGAAAAAATGCAAGCAGAGCTTGATCGCATGTTCAAAGAAACAGGACATGAAAATGCATATTTCCCACTATTTGTACCCAAAAGTCTTTTTGAAGCTGAAGAGAAGAATGCAGAGGGCTTTGCAAAGGAATGTGCAGTAGTTACCCACTACAGATTAAAAACAGATCCTGATAATCCTAGCAAGCTTATTGTAGACCCTAATGCAAAATTAGAGGAAGAACTTATCGTTCGTCCTACTAGTGAAGCTATTATATGGAATACATATAAAGGGTGGATTCAATCATATAGAGATCTTCCACTATTAATCAACCAATGGGCAAATGTAGTACGCTGGGAAATGCGAACTCGCTTATTCTTGAGGACTGCCGAATTCTTATGGCAAGAAGGCCACACAGCACATGCTACTAAGCAAGAAGCACTAGTTGAGGCAGAATTGATGAATAACATCTATGCAGAATTTGCTGAGAATTTCTTAGCCATTCCTGTAGTAAAAGGTGTAAAGACAGAGAGTGAACGTTTTGCTGGTGCAGATGAAACCTTTTGTATCGAAGCCCTTATGCAAGATGGAAAAGCGCTACAAGCTGGCACATCTCACTTTTTAGGTCAAAATTTCGCGAAAGCGTTTGATGTAAAATTTACCACAAACCAAGGAAAGCAAGAGCATGTATGGGCTACCTCTTGGGGTGTATCTACACGACTTATGGGAGCTCTTATAATGACGCATAGTGATGACCAAGGACTTGTTTTACCTCCTAACCTCGCTCCTTTCCAGGTGGTGATTGTTCCAATATACAAAGGACAAGAACAACTGGATGCAATATCTCAAGTGGCAAATGAAATTGTACAAGACCTTAAACTGCACGGAGTTTCTGTAAAGTTTGATAATCGCGATACTCATAAACCAGGATGGAAATTTAATGAGTATGAGCTCAAGGGTGTTCCTTTAAGAATAGGAATAGGACCTAAAGACCTTGAGAAACGAACTGTAGAACTTGCAAGAAGAGATACACTGACTAAAGAATTTGTAGCCAAAGAGAATATTGTAGAGACTGTAGTTGACCTATTAAAGGAAATACAAGAAAACCTATACACTAAGGCAAAAAATTACAGAGACACGCATATAACGCCTGTAAATGACTTTACAGAATTTAAAGAAGTACTAGAGACCAAAGGAGGTTTCTTGAGTGCACATTGGGACGGAACAGAGGAAACAGAAGAGAAAATCAAACAAATAACAAAAGCAACGATAAGATGTATCCCTATGGATGCTGTTGAAGAGGAAGGAAAATGCGTTTTTTCTGGTGCTCCTTCTAATCGTAGAGTACTGTTTGCCAAGGCCTATTAA
- a CDS encoding outer membrane protein transport protein produces MKKLIIIAALVATGTSFGQSISDALLYTSSNVTGTARYRAMGGAFGALGGDLSAIGDNPAASAVFTRGTASLTIVNDNYDNDTRYLGNTTNVSDSDLSINQAGGVFIIGGSGNSKWNKVSLSFNYNRTSNLDNQYTAVGNNTNSISSYFSDFAQGVPLDLLETVDGESVADLYQFLGETEGFGAQQALLGFQSFILDPASNDFGNTEYFVNTVAENYNQEYIFASSGYSGKASFNIGAQYDENLYLGLNLNSHFIDYNRSTVLFESNNVGADEGFTNITDIRFENNLRTTGSGFSFQLGSIYKAGENLRVGFTYDSPSWTTISEETNQSVSTTAIDDAGVFNTVINPRVTNIYENYEIKTPGKYTGSVAYLFGQQGLLSFDYSYKDYTNLSFRPESDSFFNAQNAAIDNLLQPVNSYKLGGEIRSQAWSFRGGYRYEDSPFKDETTVGDLSGYSAGIGYNFGKIKLDVAYDTFSQERTNSLYSTGLTNEATVDRDNTSIIATLTVSL; encoded by the coding sequence ATGAAAAAACTAATTATAATAGCGGCTTTAGTGGCCACAGGAACATCTTTTGGACAGAGTATTTCTGATGCACTTTTATATACTTCATCAAATGTAACCGGAACAGCTCGTTATAGAGCTATGGGAGGTGCCTTTGGTGCTTTAGGAGGAGACTTAAGTGCAATAGGTGATAACCCTGCAGCTAGCGCAGTTTTTACAAGAGGAACAGCTTCTCTTACCATTGTTAATGATAACTATGATAATGATACAAGGTATCTGGGTAACACTACAAACGTTTCAGATTCTGATTTGTCTATAAATCAGGCTGGTGGTGTTTTTATTATAGGTGGTTCAGGTAATTCTAAGTGGAATAAAGTTTCTCTTAGTTTCAATTACAATCGAACATCAAATCTTGATAATCAGTATACAGCTGTCGGAAACAATACAAATTCTATTTCTAGCTATTTCAGTGACTTTGCACAAGGAGTGCCACTTGATTTACTCGAAACAGTTGATGGCGAATCTGTAGCGGATTTATACCAATTTCTTGGTGAAACTGAAGGCTTCGGTGCTCAACAAGCACTATTAGGATTTCAGTCTTTTATTTTGGATCCAGCTTCAAATGATTTTGGTAATACTGAGTATTTTGTAAATACAGTTGCCGAAAATTATAACCAGGAGTACATTTTTGCTTCATCGGGTTATAGTGGTAAAGCGTCATTCAATATTGGAGCGCAGTATGATGAAAATCTTTATTTAGGACTTAACTTAAATTCTCATTTTATAGATTATAACCGGTCTACTGTTTTATTTGAATCTAACAATGTAGGAGCAGATGAAGGTTTTACAAATATTACAGACATTCGTTTTGAAAATAATTTAAGAACTACTGGTAGTGGATTTTCTTTCCAACTAGGAAGTATTTATAAGGCTGGAGAAAACTTGAGAGTTGGCTTTACCTATGATTCACCTTCGTGGACAACTATAAGTGAAGAGACTAATCAAAGTGTTTCTACTACAGCTATTGATGATGCAGGAGTATTTAACACGGTGATTAATCCTAGAGTAACTAATATCTATGAAAATTATGAAATCAAAACACCGGGAAAATATACAGGAAGTGTGGCATATCTTTTTGGACAGCAAGGTTTATTAAGTTTTGATTATTCTTATAAAGATTATACAAATCTTAGTTTTAGACCAGAAAGCGATTCTTTTTTTAACGCTCAAAATGCAGCGATAGATAATTTATTGCAACCAGTAAATTCTTATAAACTAGGTGGAGAGATTAGATCTCAAGCATGGAGTTTTAGAGGTGGTTATCGCTATGAAGATAGTCCGTTTAAAGATGAGACTACGGTAGGTGATTTGTCTGGTTACTCTGCAGGTATTGGTTATAATTTTGGAAAAATAAAATTAGACGTAGCTTACGATACATTCTCACAAGAGCGCACTAATTCTCTATACAGCACAGGATTAACGAATGAGGCTACAGTAGACCGTGACAATACATCAATTATTGCTACACTTACAGTGAGCCTATAA
- a CDS encoding NADPH-dependent FMN reductase, whose product METIIALSGSNSNTSINSMLLDYIINAIQSQPASRLHLLDYDIPMYNLDLEQERGIPIDIQIIKNKIAEASGIIIGVNEHNGMISAYFKNILDWLSRADRNFLANKKILLVSTSPGARGASSALEYMKSTAPRFGGVVAESFSFPSFHENFDVNELSITNPAMELGISQVLASFLQQLDT is encoded by the coding sequence ATGGAAACAATTATTGCACTATCCGGAAGTAATAGCAACACATCTATAAATAGCATGTTGCTAGATTATATTATTAATGCAATTCAATCTCAACCCGCATCGCGTTTACATCTTCTAGATTATGATATTCCTATGTATAATTTAGATCTTGAGCAAGAGCGAGGAATTCCAATAGATATTCAGATTATTAAAAATAAGATAGCCGAGGCTTCTGGGATTATTATAGGAGTAAATGAGCACAACGGGATGATATCTGCCTATTTTAAAAATATTCTAGACTGGCTTTCTCGTGCAGACAGGAATTTCTTAGCAAATAAGAAGATTCTATTAGTGAGTACTTCTCCTGGAGCGAGAGGAGCCTCTTCTGCACTTGAATACATGAAAAGCACAGCTCCCCGTTTTGGAGGGGTTGTAGCTGAGAGTTTTAGCTTTCCATCATTTCACGAAAATTTTGATGTAAACGAGCTCTCCATAACAAATCCTGCTATGGAGTTAGGGATATCTCAAGTGCTGGCTTCATTTCTTCAACAGCTAGATACTTAG
- a CDS encoding alpha-amylase family glycosyl hydrolase: MNIKSLVALLLVILSVSSCKEQETALTQVDTQEKNPFFWEAANMYFLLTDRFNNGDTSNDVNFERTQDAAVLRDFMGGDIKGITQKIEDGYFTDLGINAIWFTPVVEQVHGAVDEGTGVTYGYHGYWTKDWTSLDPNFGTREDLQSLVSAAHQKDIRIVMDVVLNHTGPVTEKDPFWGEDWARENPNCAFSTYENTTACSLVENLPDILTESDQEVALPATLVAKWKSEGRYDEEMAELDSYFTTNDLKKTPRNYIIKWLTDYIRDFGVDAFRVDTTKHVDEASWVALRAQADKAFADYKANNEDKVMDNNDFFMFGEVYNYSIDGGRAYDFGDKKVDYFANGFDNLINFQFKYDAQGSYEQLFSKYAVIKDSIFSDKSFVNYATSHDDGQPFDKDRNKAIETGTKLLLTTGISQIYYGDETARDLTIDGTDGDATLRSFMNWDSINTAPTDEILAHWQKLGTFRRDHPSVGAGTHKMLSAAPYIFKRSFNKNGMTDTVVVGLDLNIGKKDIVVGNAFAKAQTVKDTYSGQEASIIDGKITLDTPYDIVLLEVVKN; the protein is encoded by the coding sequence ATGAATATAAAATCTCTAGTTGCACTACTTCTTGTTATTCTTTCAGTTTCAAGTTGTAAGGAGCAAGAAACGGCGCTTACACAAGTTGATACCCAAGAAAAAAATCCTTTTTTCTGGGAAGCTGCAAATATGTATTTCTTACTCACAGATCGCTTTAATAACGGTGATACAAGTAATGATGTCAACTTTGAGAGAACTCAAGACGCTGCCGTGTTAAGAGATTTTATGGGTGGTGACATCAAAGGAATCACACAGAAGATAGAAGACGGTTATTTTACAGATCTTGGGATCAACGCTATCTGGTTTACTCCAGTTGTAGAGCAAGTACATGGAGCAGTAGATGAAGGAACTGGTGTTACTTATGGTTATCACGGTTACTGGACTAAGGACTGGACTTCACTAGACCCTAACTTTGGCACGAGAGAGGACTTACAATCATTAGTAAGTGCAGCGCATCAAAAGGATATACGCATTGTTATGGATGTGGTACTTAATCACACAGGTCCAGTTACAGAAAAAGATCCATTCTGGGGTGAAGACTGGGCAAGAGAAAACCCTAATTGCGCCTTCAGCACTTATGAAAATACTACCGCTTGTAGTCTTGTAGAAAACCTTCCAGACATCCTTACCGAGAGTGATCAAGAAGTTGCACTTCCAGCTACACTAGTTGCAAAGTGGAAGTCTGAAGGACGTTATGATGAGGAAATGGCAGAGCTAGATTCTTATTTCACCACAAATGACCTAAAGAAAACACCACGTAATTACATTATAAAATGGCTTACAGACTACATTAGAGACTTTGGAGTAGATGCTTTTAGAGTAGATACTACAAAACATGTAGATGAGGCCTCATGGGTGGCATTAAGAGCACAAGCTGATAAAGCCTTTGCAGATTATAAAGCAAACAATGAGGATAAAGTGATGGATAATAATGACTTTTTCATGTTTGGAGAAGTTTATAATTACTCTATAGATGGAGGTCGTGCTTATGATTTTGGAGATAAAAAGGTAGATTACTTTGCAAATGGCTTTGATAATCTGATTAATTTCCAATTTAAATATGATGCTCAAGGAAGTTATGAGCAGCTATTTAGTAAGTATGCAGTAATTAAGGATTCCATTTTCAGCGATAAGAGTTTTGTAAACTATGCTACCTCACATGATGATGGACAACCATTTGACAAAGACCGAAACAAAGCTATAGAAACAGGTACTAAGCTTCTACTAACCACCGGGATATCTCAGATCTATTATGGTGATGAAACTGCCAGAGACTTAACGATAGATGGTACAGATGGTGATGCTACCCTACGTAGCTTTATGAACTGGGATAGTATAAATACCGCTCCCACAGATGAAATTCTTGCTCACTGGCAAAAGCTGGGGACTTTTAGAAGAGATCATCCTTCGGTAGGTGCTGGTACTCATAAGATGCTAAGTGCAGCTCCTTATATATTTAAAAGATCATTTAATAAAAATGGTATGACAGATACTGTGGTCGTAGGATTAGACCTCAATATTGGGAAGAAAGATATTGTGGTGGGTAACGCTTTCGCGAAAGCGCAAACTGTGAAGGACACTTACTCAGGACAAGAAGCTAGTATAATCGACGGCAAGATAACTCTTGATACTCCTTACGATATTGTTTTACTAGAGGTTGTAAAAAACTAA
- the menA gene encoding 1,4-dihydroxy-2-naphthoate octaprenyltransferase, whose translation MPSFQVWLSAARPRTLPLSIAGILVGGGLALQEGAFNWSIFILAILATLGFQILSNYANDYGDGVKGTDNAERVGPARAMQSGLLTAQDLKKAIIITSIITVITVLLLIYVSFGVDHFLLSILFLLLGIAAIVSAIKYTVGKSAYGYRGLGDVFVFIFFGLVGVLGSFFLFTQYINFIQILPALTVGTLSTMVLHLNNMRDREADARVGKNTLAVVLGAAGAEKYHAILLLVGLLSWVSYLFLTAKHIIDYISLVAFIPLVKHIITVRSTSIHALLDPELKKVALSTFLLAILFFISCYI comes from the coding sequence ATGCCCTCATTCCAAGTTTGGCTTAGTGCCGCCCGTCCTCGTACCTTACCACTTTCTATAGCTGGGATTCTTGTAGGAGGCGGACTCGCATTGCAAGAAGGCGCCTTTAACTGGAGTATTTTTATACTAGCCATACTCGCTACTTTAGGATTTCAGATCTTATCTAATTATGCAAATGATTATGGTGATGGCGTTAAGGGAACAGATAATGCAGAGCGTGTAGGGCCTGCAAGAGCCATGCAAAGCGGACTTCTAACTGCACAAGATCTTAAGAAGGCAATTATTATCACATCAATTATCACCGTGATTACTGTACTGCTCTTAATTTATGTCTCTTTTGGCGTAGATCATTTCTTGCTCTCCATCTTATTCTTACTTTTAGGAATTGCCGCTATCGTATCTGCCATAAAATATACAGTGGGAAAAAGTGCTTATGGTTATAGAGGACTAGGAGATGTTTTTGTTTTTATATTCTTTGGTCTCGTGGGTGTTCTGGGGTCTTTCTTTTTATTTACACAGTATATCAATTTTATACAGATACTTCCCGCGCTCACTGTAGGTACATTATCTACAATGGTGTTACACCTTAATAATATGAGAGACCGTGAAGCAGATGCTCGCGTAGGTAAAAACACGCTTGCTGTTGTTTTGGGAGCCGCAGGTGCAGAAAAATATCACGCTATTTTATTACTTGTAGGGCTTTTAAGCTGGGTTTCTTATCTTTTCCTTACAGCAAAGCATATTATTGATTACATCTCTCTTGTGGCTTTTATACCACTAGTGAAGCACATAATTACCGTAAGAAGTACTTCAATACACGCTTTACTTGATCCAGAACTTAAAAAAGTGGCTTTATCTACATTTCTACTTGCTATACTCTTTTTTATAAGTTGTTATATATAG
- a CDS encoding HU family DNA-binding protein has protein sequence MNKSELIDGMAEHAGITKAAAKKALESFLGDVEKTLKDGGRVSLVGFGSWSVSKRNAREGRNPQTGKTIKIAAKNVVKFKAGSELATSVN, from the coding sequence ATGAACAAATCAGAATTAATTGACGGAATGGCAGAGCATGCAGGTATCACCAAAGCTGCAGCAAAAAAAGCATTAGAATCTTTCTTAGGAGATGTTGAAAAGACTCTTAAGGACGGAGGACGTGTTTCTCTTGTAGGTTTTGGATCTTGGTCTGTTTCTAAGCGTAACGCACGTGAAGGAAGAAACCCACAAACTGGAAAAACTATTAAAATTGCAGCAAAGAACGTAGTAAAGTTCAAAGCTGGATCTGAGCTTGCAACTTCTGTAAACTAG
- the fmt gene encoding methionyl-tRNA formyltransferase: MRDLRIVFMGTPEFAVTILNGLLEEEYNVVGVITAPDRPAGRGQKVRESDVKAFAKARNLNILQPTNLKSEEFLKELKDLNANLQIVVAFRMLPEAVWKMPAYGTFNLHASLLPQYRGAAPINWAIINGETETGVTTFFIDEKIDTGEIILQEKLAIDDKENAGVLHDRLMIAGKELVVKTVKAIAIDEVSTFVQDSSRELKTAYKLHSENTRIDWDAPLQDIYNHIRGLSPYPAAYTMLENGGKEQRVKIYSAFAKAEKEMFIPSGAVTQVDDHLAIATPEGYICITEIQLSGKKKMAVKDLLNGYKFDKNAKMR, translated from the coding sequence ATGAGAGATTTACGCATAGTTTTCATGGGTACACCAGAGTTTGCAGTAACTATATTAAATGGTCTACTAGAAGAAGAATATAATGTTGTGGGAGTAATCACCGCACCAGATCGTCCTGCAGGAAGAGGACAGAAAGTAAGAGAAAGTGATGTAAAGGCGTTTGCAAAGGCAAGAAACCTCAACATCCTACAACCTACAAACCTTAAAAGTGAAGAGTTTTTAAAAGAACTTAAAGACCTTAATGCAAACCTACAGATTGTAGTTGCCTTTAGAATGCTTCCAGAAGCTGTATGGAAAATGCCAGCTTATGGAACCTTTAATTTACACGCATCACTCTTACCACAATATCGTGGCGCTGCTCCTATAAACTGGGCAATTATTAATGGAGAAACAGAAACAGGTGTTACTACATTCTTTATAGATGAAAAAATTGATACCGGTGAGATTATCTTACAAGAGAAACTCGCTATAGATGATAAGGAAAATGCTGGCGTATTACATGACCGTCTTATGATTGCAGGTAAAGAACTTGTAGTAAAAACGGTAAAAGCTATAGCGATAGATGAAGTAAGCACTTTTGTACAAGACTCCAGCAGAGAACTCAAAACAGCATATAAGTTACATAGTGAGAATACGAGAATAGACTGGGATGCTCCTCTTCAAGACATTTACAATCACATAAGAGGATTGAGTCCTTATCCAGCAGCTTACACAATGCTAGAAAATGGAGGAAAAGAGCAACGTGTAAAAATTTATAGCGCTTTCGCGAAAGCAGAAAAAGAGATGTTTATTCCATCTGGAGCAGTCACCCAAGTAGATGATCATCTAGCTATCGCAACGCCAGAAGGTTACATATGCATCACCGAAATACAACTTTCTGGGAAGAAAAAAATGGCCGTTAAAGACCTTTTAAACGGATACAAATTTGATAAAAATGCAAAAATGCGCTAA
- a CDS encoding ATP-dependent DNA helicase RecQ — MSNQAQDILQQYWGHSTFRPQQAEIIKNVLAGSDSIALLPTGGGKSLCYQLPALLLDGITIVVSPLIALMKDQVMTLQEKGIKALSITSGISFSELDTLLDNCIYGNYKLLYLSPERLQQELVRERIKLMNVSLIAVDEAHCISQWGHDFRPAYREISKLRALKPTVPFIALTATATPKVLKDITEQLELQDPQLFKTSYHRPNLTYSVVQATDKFYQLETILANTKASAIVYVRNRKATLNTAHFLKGRGISATFYHGGMSRDERHKQYLAWRNNKVQVMVGTSAFGMGIDKADVATVVHLEIPDSIENYFQESGRAGRAGQESQAVLLYNENDEVRLENQFIKVIPQVADVKKIYKHLNNYFQISYGEGQETLHRFNFSEFCATYKLHTILTFNALQTLDRNSVISLSQEFTKRATINFKVNDFALSYYLIRNNQLDDVVKAVLRTYGAVFEQVTNINYSIVATKASKTIEQVHQVLLTLEKDDIIDYEHQNYDTAITFLVPRDDDRTINVIAPYIKAQATYKKNQVDAIKTYLATDTVCRAIQLMQYFDETLTTPCGKCDVCTNATHQVSRTAIHSAIIDILREGPKTSREISQLDYPQQTIINTIRLLLDQKKIAILANNTYTLL; from the coding sequence TTGAGTAATCAAGCGCAAGACATATTACAACAATACTGGGGTCACTCTACCTTTAGACCACAACAAGCAGAAATCATAAAGAATGTGCTTGCTGGGAGTGATAGTATTGCACTATTACCCACAGGTGGCGGGAAGTCTCTATGCTATCAACTACCTGCGTTATTACTAGACGGGATAACGATTGTGGTATCACCACTTATCGCTCTTATGAAGGACCAAGTAATGACTTTGCAAGAAAAAGGTATCAAAGCGCTCTCTATCACGAGCGGGATTTCTTTTAGCGAGTTAGACACGCTACTCGATAATTGTATTTATGGCAACTACAAGCTTTTATATCTCTCACCAGAGCGATTACAACAAGAGCTTGTAAGAGAACGTATTAAACTTATGAATGTCTCTCTTATTGCGGTAGATGAGGCTCATTGTATTTCTCAATGGGGACATGACTTTAGACCCGCATATAGAGAAATCTCAAAATTACGTGCTCTCAAGCCTACCGTGCCATTTATAGCGCTTACTGCTACAGCAACACCTAAGGTATTAAAGGATATCACAGAGCAGCTAGAATTACAAGATCCGCAGTTATTTAAAACTTCTTATCACCGCCCTAATCTCACATATAGTGTAGTGCAAGCTACAGACAAGTTTTACCAGCTAGAAACTATCCTAGCAAATACAAAGGCTAGTGCTATTGTATATGTGCGTAATAGAAAGGCCACACTTAATACTGCTCACTTTTTAAAAGGCAGAGGCATCTCTGCCACCTTTTACCACGGAGGTATGTCTCGTGATGAACGTCACAAACAATACCTCGCATGGCGTAATAATAAAGTACAAGTCATGGTAGGCACAAGTGCCTTTGGGATGGGAATTGATAAGGCAGACGTAGCTACTGTAGTGCATTTAGAAATTCCTGATAGTATAGAAAATTACTTTCAAGAATCTGGAAGAGCTGGAAGAGCGGGACAAGAATCACAAGCCGTACTCCTTTATAATGAAAATGACGAGGTACGATTAGAAAATCAGTTTATAAAAGTGATTCCTCAGGTAGCAGATGTAAAAAAGATATACAAGCACCTCAACAACTACTTTCAGATCTCTTATGGCGAAGGCCAAGAGACACTGCATCGATTTAACTTCAGCGAATTTTGTGCCACATACAAACTTCACACGATTCTTACATTTAATGCGCTTCAAACACTAGACCGCAATAGCGTGATAAGCTTATCTCAAGAATTTACAAAGCGCGCAACAATCAACTTTAAAGTAAATGACTTTGCGCTTTCTTACTATTTGATTCGCAATAATCAGCTGGATGATGTGGTTAAGGCTGTTCTTAGAACGTATGGAGCCGTTTTTGAACAAGTCACAAATATCAACTATAGCATAGTAGCTACAAAAGCTAGCAAAACTATAGAACAGGTGCACCAAGTCCTGCTTACACTTGAGAAAGATGATATTATAGATTATGAGCATCAAAATTATGATACCGCAATTACCTTCCTTGTCCCTAGAGATGATGATAGAACAATAAACGTTATCGCACCGTATATTAAAGCACAAGCTACGTACAAGAAAAATCAAGTAGATGCTATAAAAACATATCTCGCTACAGATACCGTTTGTAGAGCAATCCAACTTATGCAGTACTTTGACGAAACATTAACCACACCATGTGGAAAATGTGATGTATGTACAAATGCAACACACCAAGTTTCAAGAACTGCTATACACAGTGCTATTATTGATATTTTAAGAGAAGGCCCAAAAACTTCTCGCGAAATATCACAACTAGACTACCCACAACAAACTATAATTAATACGATTCGACTACTTTTGGATCAAAAAAAGATAGCCATCTTGGCAAATAACACCTACACCTTATTATGA
- a CDS encoding AAA family ATPase — MPKRILLIGGPSTGKTTLLNHLEQLGYPCLEEISRQVISQAQKEGIDQLFLEKPLLFSELLRDARIEQHKDVDTYITDTVFIDRGIPDTVAYMDFIGQEYPEAFVQACKTYTYDIVFILPTWEKIHKVDQERYETFEQAQKIEKHLVQTYQNYGYNPIVVPMSPVEDRAAFILKTLALE; from the coding sequence ATGCCAAAACGTATACTTCTCATTGGAGGCCCATCTACCGGGAAAACAACATTACTTAACCATCTAGAACAACTAGGGTATCCCTGCCTTGAGGAAATCTCAAGACAAGTGATAAGCCAAGCCCAAAAGGAAGGTATAGATCAGTTATTTCTAGAGAAACCACTGTTGTTTTCTGAGCTTCTAAGAGATGCTCGCATAGAACAGCACAAAGATGTAGATACATACATCACAGACACTGTTTTTATAGACCGAGGTATTCCTGACACCGTGGCATACATGGACTTTATAGGACAAGAATATCCTGAGGCTTTTGTACAGGCTTGCAAGACGTATACTTATGATATCGTATTCATATTGCCTACTTGGGAGAAAATACACAAAGTAGATCAAGAGCGATACGAGACTTTTGAACAAGCTCAAAAAATTGAAAAACACCTTGTACAGACGTACCAAAATTATGGTTATAACCCTATTGTAGTACCTATGTCTCCTGTAGAGGATAGAGCGGCGTTTATATTAAAAACGCTAGCACTTGAGTAA
- a CDS encoding DUF493 family protein, whose product MSSDKNPEEFYKKLKTQLEETSSWPAPYLYKFIVPANAEKEAQIEGLFDHLGAVIKKNISRTGKYTSVSINVRLDNPDVVIEKYKEVGKIEGVISL is encoded by the coding sequence ATGAGTTCAGATAAAAATCCAGAAGAATTTTATAAAAAATTAAAGACACAACTAGAAGAAACTTCTAGCTGGCCTGCACCTTATTTGTACAAGTTTATTGTGCCTGCAAATGCAGAGAAAGAAGCGCAAATAGAAGGGCTCTTTGACCATCTAGGAGCTGTAATAAAGAAAAATATCTCTCGCACAGGCAAGTACACAAGCGTTTCAATTAACGTGCGTCTAGATAATCCTGATGTTGTGATAGAAAAGTACAAGGAAGTAGGTAAGATAGAAGGCGTTATTTCATTGTAA